Proteins found in one Ptychodera flava strain L36383 chromosome 3, AS_Pfla_20210202, whole genome shotgun sequence genomic segment:
- the LOC139125159 gene encoding polycystin-1-like protein 3 yields the protein MMGDGNEFRLPPTASLFTDWPSQGTVNRIVKRLNRKLFQLGNKANTNDILSLSFTDRDGNELEVKDTKEDISITFARQRDSPRPETDLIIEGVYLEEDDVTYYGSRFNVSWLFHAVIIQLNSPDPLYGNTTMHILYDLGKNSSEYHANSFYLDVRFQGVHSIIFIPEHYFLMTGGYQLTFTAPQKHNIKFSMSVQHIMCNYLNEVSGIWNSDGCKVSPASNFTSTVCLCNHLTTFTAMFDKE from the exons ATGATGGGAGATGGAAACGAATTTAGACTGCCACCAACGGCAAGTCTCTTCACTGACTGGCCATCTCAAGGTACCGTTAACAGGATT GTGAAACGCTTAAACAGAAAACTATTTCAACTTGGTAATAAGGCTAATACAAATGACATCTTGAGTTTGTCCTTTACTGACAGAGACGGCAATGAGTTAGAAG TGAAAGACACAAAAGAAGACATTAGCATCACATTTGCCAGACAGCGTGATTCTCCCCGACCTGAGACTGATTTGATAATTGAAGGTGTATATCTTGAAGAAGATGACGTCACATACTATGGATCCAGATTTAAT GTGTCATGGCTGTTTCATGCTGTTATTATCCAGCTCAATAGCCCCGATCCGCTTTATGGAAATACGACTATGCACATTCTCTATGACCTAGGCAAGAATTCCTCGGAATACCACGCAAATTCGTTTTATCTGGACGTTCGTTTTCAAGGTGTTCATTCAATTATATTCATCCCTGAACACTACTTTTTAATGACTGGAGGATATCAACTGACCTTCACAGCGCCGCAGA AACACAACATCAAGTTCTCAATGAGTGTCCAGCATATCATGTGTAACTATCTGAATGAAGTGTCTGGGATCTGGAACAGTGACGGTTGCAAG GTATCACCAGCGTCCAACTTTACCTCCACTGTGTGCCTCTGTAATCACCTGACCACATTCACAGCAATGTTCGACAAAGAATAG